The sequence below is a genomic window from Falsibacillus pallidus.
TGCCGGAACAGCCCAAGGTAAAATCAAAACCGTACGAATCAATCTTTTGAACTTAATCCTTGGATCATTTACGAGCAGCGCCAAAAACAATCCAAGTGCAATTTGAAGCGTTGTAGCTACAACTGTCCAAACGATCGTCCAGGCAAATACGTGGAAGAAAGTATCTTTCCAGACATCAATTGTGACAAGCTTATGGAAGTTATCGAATCCTACCCAATTCAAAAGCTTGCGTGGAGGAGAATTATATAGATTATAGTTGGTAAAGGCCAGGGTCACTGTAAAGAGAATTGGTAAAACAACGATAAATAAGAGCATGATCAAGCCGGGAGTGACGAAAATGTATGGGAATCCCTTATCCCAAGTGTTGCGGATTGCTTCACGGATATTAGGGATCTTTTCACCCCGCTGGATTTTAAAAGCCTGCTTTCTGGCATCGATGACATTATAGATATAAATCGTAATGGCAAACGCCAAAATGATGATGGAAACCAATCCATAGATAATCAGGAAAATGGAGTGATCGACCATCGGGATCGTTCCGAGTGTACGGATGCCCCAAAGACCGTAGTTGATAAAATTCCCCAAAGTAAGGATGAAAGATACTTCGAGTATGATGAAAATAATCCCTTTGATGAATCTTCTATTATATAGTTGTCCAAGTCCTGCTAACAGGATGGACAGAATCATGGCCAATGTGGGATTATGTCCTTTTTTCTTCCCTTCAGAATATGTAGACATAGGAAATCCTCCCAAGATAGAATAATGAGGCTGACCCCTGAATACCCGCTCCCCTTCAGAATCTCTTTGAAGGAGGCCTGGCTCTTCATGTTAGAGTCAGCCCCAAGATCATTTAATTATTATTTGGATGCTGCAATGTTATCTTTGATTGCTTTTACAGCTTCATCTAATACATCGCCAACAGGCTGGCCTTTAGCAATGAATGCAAGAGCATTATTGATTGGCTCCCAAACCTGCTGCATTTCAGGTGCTGACGGCATTGGCTCACCGTATTTTACTTGCTCAGCAAATGCTGCAATCAATTGATCGCTAGTCACTTTATCATCTTCTAGAGCAGCTTTGTTTGCAGGCATTTCACCGGCAACTTCAAAGTAGTGCAAAGAGTTTTCTTGATTTGTGACGAATTTCATCAAATCTGTAGCCCACTCTTTATTCTTAGAATAAGAAGAAAGCATCCATGATTTTACACCAACAAATGATTGTGGGATCTTTCCATCAATTTTTGGAAGTGTTGCTGTACCAAGTTTGTCGCCTAGAGCATCTTTATACGTTGGGATATTCCAAGGACCAGTGATGACAACGGCAGTATTTCCTTTTGTGAATAATCCGTTCATGATGTCAGGATTTACTTCTACAGGGATATAGCCGTTTTTAAACCAAGAACCGATTAGTTCTCCGCCTTTTTTAGCGCCATCATTGTTTAATCCGATGTCGTTTACATCATAAGATCCGTTATCCTTCTTGAACACGTATCCACCGTTTGCTGCAAAGAATGGATAAGAGAAGTAGAAGTTTGCAGCTTCCATCAAGAAGCCATATTTATCTTTAGATGCATCCGTTTGATTTTTAGCAATTTCCATTAATTCATCCATTGTTTCAGGAGCTTTATCAACTAGATCTTTATTGTAGAAAGTTCCATATGTTTCAACAACCAATGGAGCTCCCCAAACTTTTCCATCGTAAGTCACGGCGTCTACAGCTGTATCGATGTAATCACCTTTTGCATCGCCTAAATCAACTGGATCAGCCAATCCTTGAAGCACGATGCTTCCGATGCGGTCATGCGGCTGGAAGAATAAATCCGGACCTTTTCCTGCAGGTCCATCAAGAGCAAGTGTTTTTACTTGATCAAGCATGTCCATAGGAACAGCTTCAACTTTAATGCCAGTTTTCTCTGTGTATTTAGCAAAAATGTCTTGTAGAGCTTGTTTTTGCTTATCTTCGTTGTTAACCCAGACAACGAGTTTATCCGGCTTAGCAGCCTCTTCTGTCTTTTTCTTTGTGTCTTCCGGTTTGCTCTCGCCCGTTTCACGTTTTGGTCCACATGCAGCAAGGACACCCATAACGAGAATTAGAGCCATGAGCAGCGATAGAGCTTTCTTCATTTTAGACCCCTCCTAAAATATGTAGGTTTTCACCCATTGCTGAACAGCCGTTTACACTAAAAATTATGATTGATTAAAGATAACGCTTTCATTTTAGTGAAAACGATTGCACAACCTATTCTAATTATATCGCCTATTTCAAATTTGACAACCAATTTTTTAAAAATTTTCTCAATTCCTTTTGTCAAATGAAAGCGATTTAATTTTCTTCTAAAATCCGTTGACAATGCATAGGGATTGGAATAGCCTTTAACTTGATACATATATTGGATAGGAGTTGTGTTCCAGATGCTTAACGAGGCTGTATATCATCGTCCGAAAGATAATTATGCATACGCTTGCACTGAAAGTGAATTACATATTATGATCCGCACAAAAAAGAACGACATAGAGCAAGTCAACCTACTTCACGGAGATCCATTTGATTGGGCTGACGGAAAATGGCTGTTTCAATCAAAACCGATGATCCTTAAAGGAAGCGATTCTTTATTTGATTATTGGTTTGCAGAAATTTCCCCTCCCTATCGCAGGCTCAGATACGGATTTATTCTTGAAGACGGCGGGGAAAGTGTATTTTATGGTGAAAAGGGCTTTTTTGAAGAGCCTATCCACGATACAGGGTATTATTTCTGCTTCCCATTCTTGAACAAAGCAGATATTTTCAAAGCACCGGAGTGGGTGAAAGAGACGGTATGGTATCAAATCTTCCCGGAAAGATTCGCTAACGGCGATCCTTCAATCAATCCTGAAGGAACACTTCCATGGGGGAGCACTGACCCAACCCCGGAAAACTTCTTCGGTGGAGATTTTGAAGGTGTCATAAGCCATCTAGACCACTTGAATGAATTGGGGATCACAGGAATTTACTTCACGCCGATCTTCAAGGCATTCTCAAACCATAAATATGACACGATCGACTACATGGAGATCGATCCTCAGTTCGGGGACAAGAAAACATTTAAAAAACTTATTGATGCCTGCCATGAAAGGGGCATTAAAGTAATGCTCGATGCTGTATTCAATCACAGCGGCTACTACTTCCCTCCATTTCAGGATGTATTGGAAAAAGGTGAAGCTTCTGATTATAAGGATTGGTTCCATATTCATGAATTCCCTGTTCAGACTGAGCCAAAGGCAAATTATGATACATTTGCATTCACTCCTTTCATGCCTAAACTCAACACCGAAAACCAGGCGGTAAAGGAATACTTGCTTGAAGTGGGCAGATATTGGGTAAGGGAATTCGATATTGATGGCTGGCGGCTGGATGTTGCCAATGAAGTGGACCACGCATTCTGGAGGGATTTCCGGAAAGAAGTGAAAGCCATCAAACCTGACCTGTATATTCTCGGTGAGATTTGGCACGATTCCATGCCTTGGCTTAGAGGGGATCAATTCGATGCTGTCATGAACTATCCGTTCACAACAAACGTACTCAATCTATTTGCCAAACAGTCCATTACACCAGCAGAATTCACTGAGAACATGGTTTCAGTCATGAACATGTATCCTAAACCTGTAAATGAAGCAGCATTCAACCTTGTAGACAGCCATGATACTCCCCGCATCCTGACAGAATGCAGCGGCGATGTTATGCGTATGAAGCAAGTGTATACATTTATGCTGACGTTTGAAGGAACTCCATGCATCTATTACGGAGATGAAATTGGAATGACAGGTGTGCATGATCCCGGGTGCCGTAAATGCATGGAATGGGATTCAGAAAAACAGGATAGAGATCTTTTCAGCCATATTCAGAAGCTGATCAAAATCCGCTGCAGCCAGCCTCTTCTAGCCAATGAAGGAACCTTATCATTCCTTCCTGCAGACTACCATAAGCAATGCATTGCCTATACGAGGTCCAATGGCAGCGAGACCATACTGGTCATTTTGAATACTTCAGATAGTGAGGCAGCTTTTACAATCCCATTCGACTTTACTGACAAATCAGTCACAGATGTTTGGGACGGAAAGCCATATGAGTTCAATGAAAAGGATCCTTCTATCAAATTGGACGGATACAGTTTCAGAATATTGAAGTTTTAAATCATAAAGCACTAGAGTCTTAAGGGGCATTTCAGCTCTTAAGGCTCTCTTTTTGATTACTTAAATACGGGGAGTCTTACATATGAAAAACAAACAGCAAAAGATGACTTTGTTCACCCTGACTTGGCCCATCTTTATAGAAATAATGCTTCACATGCTAATGGGAAATGCAGACACACTCATGTTGAGCCAATATTCAGACCAGGCAGTAGCAGCAGTTGGCGTATCCAACCAAATTTTATCTCTAATCATCGTTATGTTTGGATTTGTAGCAGCCGGAACGGCCATCATCACTTCCCAGAATATAGGGGCATCCAATCACCTGGCAGCCAGGGAAGTTTCCGTCGTTTCTTTATGGGTCAATTTAGGATTTGGCCTCCTGCTAAGCTCTATCCTAGTCATCTTTCATAAAAACCTGCTTGCCATGATGTCGCTTCCGCCTGAATTAATGAAAGACGGAACAGCTTATCTGGCAATAGTCGGCGGATTCATCTTTATTGAAGCTCTGGTCATGACATCAGGCGCCATCATCCGAAGCTACGGATATACGAAAGATGCTATGTATGTCACTATCGGGATGAACATCCTGAATATCATCGGAAATTATCTGTTCATATTCGGAGCATTCGGGGTTCCTGTCCTTGGAGTCACTGGAGTGGCCATCTCCACTTCAGTCAGCAGATTTGCGGGACTTCTTGCCATGGGCATCTTGCTTAAGAAACGGATTCCTGGGGAACTTCCATTTAAAAAGATTCTTAAACTCCCTTCCATCCATGTCAAAAACCTGCTGAAGATTGGGATCCCTTCTGCCGGGGAACAATTATCCTACAATTCTTCGCAGATGCTTATCACTTATTTTATCTCAATGATTGGAACGGAAGCTCTGACCACCAAAGTTTACACACAAAATTTAATGATGTTCATTTATTTGTTCAGTGTAGCCATCAGCCAAGGGACACAGATCCTCGTAGGAAGGATGATTGGTTCCCGACAGACAGACGATGCCTACCATCGATGCATGAGAAGTTTGAAGATCGCCGTCTCCATTTCCTTTGCTATGGCGCTCGTATTTTCATTATTTGCCCGTCATTTATTCGCCATTTTTACAGACAATCAAACAATTATTGAATCAGGCATCCTATTAATCTATTTAACGATTCTACTTGAGCCTGGGAGAGCCTTTAATCTAGTTATCATCAATTCTCTAAGAGCTGCTGGAGACGTTAGATTCCCTGTGTACATGGGAATTTTGTCCATGTGGGGTGTCAGCGTGACCATTTCCTATTTTTTAGGCGTTGGGTTAGGATTGGGCCTGGTAGGAATATGGATTTCGTTCATTGCAGACGAATGGCTCAGAGGACTTCTCATGCTGAGACGCTGGAAATCAAAAATATGGCTAAGAAAGTCCTTTATACAAAAAGCCGTTTCATAATATGAAAGCAGCCTACGAAAATAGGCTGCTTTTTTTATCGATCCAGCAATATAATATTATTTTTCTCAAACCAATAGTCTACTTGAATAAGATAAGCAAGCAGCTGCGGCCCTTTCATCAGCTGTCCGTACCAAGGCACTCGGAAAGCATCCCCTCCGCTGTCTACAATTGCTTGCAGCTTCCGAGAGTCGAACAGCTCCAAAAGGACACTCGAACGATTATTCAAGATTTGCGTCAGCTTATCTTTGACAAGCTTCGTATAAACGGGGTGATGGGTCTTTGGATAAGGGCTTTTTTTCCGGTAAAGAATGTCATGCGGCAAAACCCCTTCAAGCGATTTCCTTAACAGCCCCTTCTCTCTTCCATCGGCCATCTTCCAATCCCAAGGGATATTCCAAGCGTACTCGACAAGTCTGTGATCAGCAAAAGGAACTCGGACTTCCAAGCTCGCTCCCATGCTCATTCGATCTTTCCGATCAAGCAGAGTCGTCATGAACCAGACCATATTTAAATAAAACAGTTCTCTTCTCCTTGCTTCTAAAGGACTTTCCCCCTCAAGGCAAGGAGTCTCATCAACCGTATTCTGGTAGACTGCCTGAACATATTCATCAAGCTTCAATTTACTTTTCCATGAATCATTCAAGAGTCCTTGCCTCTCTTCTGTTGACCTCATCCATGGAAATCCTTTTCTGTTTAAATCATCCTCGCGATGAAACCATGGATATCCCCCGAATATTTCATCTGCGCATTCCCCTGAAAGACTGACAACAAAGTCCTGCTTAATCTCTTTGCAGAACCAAAGAAGGGAAGAATCCACATCTGCCATACCCGGGAGGTCCCTGACCAGCACGGCTTCTTCAAGGTTTTCAACCAATTCTTCCTGTGAAATAACACTATAGTGATGCTTCGTTCCAAATGTATTGACCATTTGTTCGATCCATGGTCCATCAGAGTTCGGCTGAAAGGCATCCGCTTTAAAGAACTGGTCATTTCCTTCATAATCAATGGAATACGTATGGAGGGCTCCTTTTCCTTCCCGCTTGAATTGATTGGCAGCAATAGCCGTAATGGCGCTGGAATCCAACCCGCCAGAAAGAAATGTACATAATGGTACATCTGACACAAGCTGCCTCGTCACCGCATCATTCAATAGAAAGCCTACGTTTTCAACTGTCTCATCAAATGTATCTCGGTGTCTCTCACTTTTGACATTCCAGTATCGCCATATCTTCAGTCCATCACGTGAAAATGTCAATGCATGGCCAGGGCGAAGTTCGTTCAGATTTTTAAATACGCCATTCCCCGGCGATCTGGATGGACCAAGGCCTAGCACTTCTGAGAGCCCGGTGCGGTCTATTTCCGGTTTCATATCTTTGTGGGCCAAAACGGTTTTCATCTCTGAACCAAAGATGAATCCCCTATTTATTTCTGCATAAAAAAGAGGCTTTACCCCAAGCCTGTCGCGTCCGATGAACAATTGCTCCTTTTGGCTGTCCCAAACAGCAAAGGCAAATATCCCATTTAGAAAGTCAACGCAATTTTCCCGCCATTCTATATACGCATTCAGCAAAACTTCTGTATCCGAATGACCTTGAAACGAATATCCTTTAGAGAGCAATTCTTTTCTCAAATCCTCTGTGTTATATAATTCTCCATTATAGCAGAGGGTGAAAACGTGCTCTCCGCGCTTTCTTGACATTGGTTGCCTGCCTCCAGCCGGGTCTACGACAACCAAACGCTTATGTCCAAGTGCTGCATGCTGATTCGACCATATGTTGACATCATCTGGTCCTCTTTTACTTAATGTATCTGTCATTTTCTTAATGACATCCAGCTCATTATTTAAATTATGATGAAAATGAATCCATCCAGTTATGCCGCACATAGTCTTGCCCCTCTCTTTCTTCTAGTCGCACTTAAATAGGCATGCATTATCCTATGCACTGCCCTAGGGAATAGTTATTCGTCCCAAAAAAATTAAAACCCCCGGCTGCATGACGGTATGAAATCCATTTTGGATGTCAAAAAATAGTGAGTAGAGTAAGAATATTGGAGGTTTCTTTCGTGAAGCACAAAAATCGCAGTCAATTGCTGGATCGGCAAACACGTGCTTTTACAACAGGCACTGTGGAATTAATCAATGATCAATGGATATTTTTCGATGAAGAAACAGATGAAGCATCCATGCTTGAATATTATATAGATCAAGAAATTGAAGTACTCCGCTTTAACAGTTGGGAAAAAGGCCAGCTTCTCGAGGAAGGTCAAATCAATCTTCCATACGGCATCGTTGCTCTGGAGAACTCTGCTTCTATCAGAATCAAGAAAAATCTCGTTTTTTCCCTGGAGATGCTGCTGGATGATTTGAACGACGATGCATTCATTCAATTCATCACTAGTTTAAACACAGCCCATTTCTCCATCTATGATTGCATCTATTGCCACAACCATTTATCTTTTCTTCAGAAAAGCGGACGCAGGGAAGGGGTCAATTTCTTGATGTTCGACAATATGGATGGAATCTGTGCGGTTCAGCACCATTTCCGGTACAACGAAAAAAATCAGGATCGCTTCGAATTTACATTGAATACAGGGAAAAGATTCATAATAGAAAAATTACCCTAAAAATGAGACAGCCGCCCCAAATCAAATTGGGACGGCTGTTTTATTTGGCTCTGGCTTTCATTTCCCGATTCAACGGGAGCCATTGATAAAGTTCGCTTGCTTTCATTGGCTTAGCGATATAATAGCCCTGTGCAAAATCACAATTCATTGACTCCAGGAGGAGAAGCTGATCCAATGTTTCCACCCCTTCTGCGATGACCTGCAGACGAAGTCCTTCTCCCATGGTCATGATTGCTTTGACAATAGCAAAATCAGGCGAGCTTTCACTTAGGTTCATAATGAACGAACGATCAATTTTTAAGATATGGAATGGCAAATGTTTAATATAGCTCAAGGATGAGTAGCCTGTACCGAAATCATCAATGGAAATATTCACACCGATTTCGCCCAGGGTTTTAAGCCTTTCCATCGTTGAATCTGACTGATCGATCATCACGCCTTCAGTTAATTCCAAGTGAATTCTTTCCGGGCTGATTGCTGTTTTTTCAATGGTTTCCTTTATTTCATAGATAAACGAAGGATCTTGGAATTGTTGGGCAGATACATTTATGGACATGGATAAATCGTGATATCCCTGCCGTTCAAGTTCTTTTAGCTGAAGCGAAGCTGTCTCAAGGACCCAGCTTCCGATTGGGATGATGATTCCCATTTCTTCAGCAAGAGGGATAAAATCAGCTGGGGACACCAAGCCCCTCTGCGGATGCTCCCATCGGATGAGGGCTTCAAGCCCCGTCACCTTTTTATTTCTTATATCTAAGATAGGCTGGTAGACGAGAAAGAATTCTCCGTTATCCAGCGCTCTCCTCAACTGGCTTTCAAGTTCTACCCTTCTTAATGCATCTTCATTCATATCATTCGAGAAAAACAACAGGTTGTTTCCACCATGCAGTTTCACTTGATTGAGGGCGGTATCTGCGTTCTGCATCAGCTGCTCTGTTTCCAATCCATCCTGTGGATAAACGGCAATACCCATGCTTGCTGTGACAAAGAACTCCTTGTCTTTAAAGCTGAACGGTTCCTGGACTTTGTCAAGCAATTTTCTCCCTGTATCCACAACAGCTTCATCATCAATATCCTTGGTGAGGAGGATGGTGAACTTATCGCTTCCGAATCTTCCCAAATATGCGCCATTCGGCAAAGCACCTTGGAGTCTTGCTGCAAGCTCCTTCAACATTAGATCCCCCGCAAAATGTCCGAGAGTATCATTGATGATCTTGAACCGGTCAATATCGACAAAGATGACGGCAAGCCGCCGTTTCTTCTTCTTTGCCCGGTGAAGCATCTCTTCAAGCACTTCGTTGAATTTAGAACGGTTCGGCAGGCCCGTATCATAATCATAATTGGAAAGCCTTGAGATCTCTTGCTGGATTTTCTTTTGTTCGGTCATATTTTTTCCTATGCCGTAAATTCCGACGCACTTGCCATTAATGGTGATAGGGATATTTTTAATCTGGAAATGAACCTTTTCTGCATTCTGCGTGTTTACAAGAAGTTCATAGTATTGTTCCTTCCCTTGTACAGCCTTGTGAAAATGACGCCTAACGAGCGCATGGTTCTCTGGTTCCACCCATTTCAATGCTGATTTTCCAATGACCATTTCTTCTTCCTGGCCGAATGTTTTAAGGAAGGATGCATTTACACTTGTAAAGATGCCATTTAAATCAGTTGAATAAACAAAATCATTATTATTGTCAAAAAGGGATCGATAGTAGCTTTCGGAACGTTCAATATTCACCCGAAGCTGATTGATATCTTCTGAAGTAGCATTAATCAAATGAGTCAAGGCTGATAAATTTTTGACTTCTGAAGAAATGTCATATTTAAACCTTAAATCCTTATGTATAGAAAGTGGGCTTTCAGAAATGGCCAAATAAGTTAGCGCATGGGCAAAAAGCCTTGGCGGTTCATCCGCTTTTTTCCCAATCTCTCCGTTAGAAAAGAAGCCGCACACCGGTGAAATCCTGCTCATCATTTCCAGTTCTTCAGAAATATATTTGGATAGGGTGTTTTTTCTTCCAATGCAATTGTATAAAAAGATGGATTCAACGGGCTTTTTGTTGAGCCTTTTTAATTCTTTAATCGATTCTTCCATTAACTTTTCTATATTGGCATAAGCAAAATTGATTTCTTCACCCTGCTCGATTTCATGGCTCATCTGAATGGCCCCGTGATCAAGGACATTGTAGATAAAAAGGGCCTCATCCCCTTTTCTAAAAGGGATTTGGATAGCGGATTGCGGAAGCCGCGCCACAAAATCTTCACCTAAATATCTCCTGATGATTGATGTAGGTTTTTTATGATCGATTTCATAAATAGTCTTGCCTGAAGCCTTTGTCACAATAAATGGGCGCCCGATATCCTCCCATTGTTCATTTACAGAGGAATTCACAATCAAGTCCTTGCCGCTCAATGCAGCAACGGCCATTCCCCTTTCTTCGGCAGCATATTCATTCATTACGATTGTATCCCTGCAATTCGGTATATCGGCAGCAACTCCACCGGAGAATGCGATCCCAGGATAAAGTTCATGAACTTTCTCTAATATATAGCTGAAACTCAGCTCAAGATGGCTGATAAGGAATATGATAGCTTTAGTATCTTCCGTGATTAATTCTTTGCTGATCTTTTCAATAATAGCCTGTTCATCCATTCTTGTCTCAAGGTTGAACAAGCGGGTAGAAAGATTGGTATTTTCGAAGGTTGTAAAAGAAATGATTGGCACGTCTTTATTGATGATTTCATGATGTGATATGGCATAGGTGGTGCTGCATCCAATGAGCGCTGCTTTCGGGAGGGCATCTACAACAGCCGTCCTGATTTTTTCAGCCTGGTCTTTCCCTCCTTGTCCTAAAAAAACCTGAACAAGAATGGAATTAACCTTATCGAGATTATGAGATGCTATATAGTCCAAAAGTCCTTCAACGCTTTCATATCGATAGTTATAGGTTTTTGCCATTTTTTCACCACGCTTACATATTATATATAAAAAATACCATATCCCCCAATCATTGAATATCATTATTACAAAAAAAAGAGCCAAAAAGGCTCTTTTTTGATCCATTTTATAAAAATGGGTGGAATCCAAGCGGAAGGCGAAGCCCTAAATATAGAACAAGCGCAAGGGCGATGACGAAAATCACCCAGAACGATCCAGCGTTCTTCCCTTTGGAAATTTTGATCAAGATCATTTCAAACATGGAAATAACCAATAAACCTGCAAGGACCTTAATGCCATAAAGTGCATGGTTGGCAGATTCATTTCCGAATGGATAAAGCAGGATTCCGGTGATAATGATCAGTATGTAAAAGACACGCAGAATCATCTGAACGATTTTAAATCCTTTCAAGTTGCCGCTCTTATGCAAGGACAGTGCAACAATGAACAAGATAATCGCAATTGCCCATGTAGTAATGTGGGCATGTGTAGTACTCATCATATATTTTTTCCTCCAATCCATTTCCTCTAAATTAATGCTTCCCATATCATACCATAGCGCATGCAAAATGTAGAACTAGTTATGTCCTATTCCTTAACAATATTGTGAAGAACACCGATTCCTTCAATTTCAACCTCGATTGTATCGCCAGGTTTCAGGTACTTTGGAGGTTTAAAGCCTTTTCCCACTCCTGCAGGTGTACCTGTTGCAATGATATCACCCGGCTCAAGCGTCATTCCTTTTGATAATACAGAAATGATTTCATCAATCGGGAAAATAAAATGCTCCGTACTGGAATCTTGGCGAATCTCACCGTTTACTTTTGTCTTGATATTCAATGAATGGGGATCTGTGATGAGTGATGAATGAACAACCCATGGCCCCATTGGACAGAAGGTATCGAGGCTTTTCCCAATGAAAAATTGTTTGTGCCTTGCCTGAAGGTCGCGGGCAGTTACATCGTTGATGATGGTATAGCCAAAGACATGCTTCAGGGCATCCTCCCTCGAAATGTTCCGAC
It includes:
- a CDS encoding bifunctional diguanylate cyclase/phosphodiesterase, which produces MAKTYNYRYESVEGLLDYIASHNLDKVNSILVQVFLGQGGKDQAEKIRTAVVDALPKAALIGCSTTYAISHHEIINKDVPIISFTTFENTNLSTRLFNLETRMDEQAIIEKISKELITEDTKAIIFLISHLELSFSYILEKVHELYPGIAFSGGVAADIPNCRDTIVMNEYAAEERGMAVAALSGKDLIVNSSVNEQWEDIGRPFIVTKASGKTIYEIDHKKPTSIIRRYLGEDFVARLPQSAIQIPFRKGDEALFIYNVLDHGAIQMSHEIEQGEEINFAYANIEKLMEESIKELKRLNKKPVESIFLYNCIGRKNTLSKYISEELEMMSRISPVCGFFSNGEIGKKADEPPRLFAHALTYLAISESPLSIHKDLRFKYDISSEVKNLSALTHLINATSEDINQLRVNIERSESYYRSLFDNNNDFVYSTDLNGIFTSVNASFLKTFGQEEEMVIGKSALKWVEPENHALVRRHFHKAVQGKEQYYELLVNTQNAEKVHFQIKNIPITINGKCVGIYGIGKNMTEQKKIQQEISRLSNYDYDTGLPNRSKFNEVLEEMLHRAKKKKRRLAVIFVDIDRFKIINDTLGHFAGDLMLKELAARLQGALPNGAYLGRFGSDKFTILLTKDIDDEAVVDTGRKLLDKVQEPFSFKDKEFFVTASMGIAVYPQDGLETEQLMQNADTALNQVKLHGGNNLLFFSNDMNEDALRRVELESQLRRALDNGEFFLVYQPILDIRNKKVTGLEALIRWEHPQRGLVSPADFIPLAEEMGIIIPIGSWVLETASLQLKELERQGYHDLSMSINVSAQQFQDPSFIYEIKETIEKTAISPERIHLELTEGVMIDQSDSTMERLKTLGEIGVNISIDDFGTGYSSLSYIKHLPFHILKIDRSFIMNLSESSPDFAIVKAIMTMGEGLRLQVIAEGVETLDQLLLLESMNCDFAQGYYIAKPMKASELYQWLPLNREMKARAK
- a CDS encoding YisL family protein; amino-acid sequence: MMSTTHAHITTWAIAIILFIVALSLHKSGNLKGFKIVQMILRVFYILIIITGILLYPFGNESANHALYGIKVLAGLLVISMFEMILIKISKGKNAGSFWVIFVIALALVLYLGLRLPLGFHPFL